The following proteins are co-located in the Billgrantia tianxiuensis genome:
- a CDS encoding rhodanese-like domain-containing protein has protein sequence MRIAPRHLLVMFLAALGSAAVAAPPGDALLFSERGYRIDRYRSPTPEAAPGAVTVDTEEVRALLGATPPALAIDVINLTFRDGRFLQTEPHRSIPGALWLPNTGLGQLDDDWYYSRHDWVGYLLDTVTSASGGDTSHPVVVLCRSDCWLSWNVVKRLAEAGFQRLYWYRNGIDSWEAAGLPLEVVTPRPPPFAAYHFEPAEALPRGQ, from the coding sequence ATGAGGATCGCACCACGCCATCTGCTCGTCATGTTCCTGGCGGCTCTCGGCTCGGCCGCCGTCGCAGCGCCACCGGGCGATGCGCTGCTGTTCTCGGAACGCGGTTATCGCATCGACCGCTACCGCAGCCCGACGCCCGAGGCGGCGCCCGGGGCCGTCACGGTGGATACCGAGGAGGTACGCGCCCTGCTGGGCGCGACGCCACCGGCGCTGGCGATCGATGTGATCAATCTCACCTTCCGTGACGGCCGCTTCCTGCAGACCGAACCGCACCGTTCGATACCGGGGGCGCTGTGGCTGCCCAATACCGGGCTCGGCCAGCTCGACGACGACTGGTACTACAGCCGGCACGACTGGGTGGGCTATTTGCTCGATACGGTCACAAGCGCCAGCGGCGGCGATACGAGCCATCCCGTCGTGGTGCTCTGCCGCTCCGACTGCTGGCTCTCGTGGAACGTCGTCAAGCGCCTGGCCGAGGCGGGGTTTCAACGACTTTACTGGTATCGTAATGGGATCGACAGCTGGGAAGCCGCCGGCCTGCCGCTGGAGGTCGTCACCCCTCGCCCACCGCCTTTTGCCGCTTATCATTTCGAGCCCGCCGAGGCTCTGCCACGAGGACAATAA